From a region of the Rhodospirillaceae bacterium genome:
- a CDS encoding (2Fe-2S)-binding protein, which yields MASFKVNGQSVTADVDDSTPLLWVLRDSLNLTGTKYGCGLAQCGACTVHLDGEPVRSCVTPVADVEGASVATIEQVGSDRIGQAVQRAWVEKDVPQCGYCQSGQVMSAVALLRDNAAPGDADIDEAMEGNICRCGTYGRIRAAIKAAAANLN from the coding sequence ATGGCCAGCTTCAAGGTCAACGGCCAGAGCGTGACCGCGGATGTCGACGATTCGACACCGCTGCTCTGGGTGCTGCGCGATTCGCTGAATTTGACCGGCACGAAATACGGCTGCGGCCTCGCCCAGTGCGGCGCGTGCACGGTCCACCTCGACGGCGAGCCGGTGCGCAGCTGCGTCACGCCGGTCGCCGATGTCGAAGGCGCTTCGGTGGCGACCATCGAGCAGGTCGGCAGCGACCGCATCGGCCAGGCCGTCCAAAGGGCCTGGGTCGAGAAGGACGTGCCGCAATGCGGCTATTGCCAGAGCGGACAGGTGATGAGCGCGGTCGCCCTGTTGCGCGACAACGCCGCGCCCGGCGACGCCGACATCGACGAGGCGATGGAAGGCAACATCTGCCGGTGCGGCACCTACGGACGCATCCGGGCGGCCATCAAGGCCGCCGCGGCCAACCTGAACTAG
- a CDS encoding TRAP transporter small permease, with product MTDGSEQPAETRVSPLAYWIGILPLQALAVISCAVLFMMMTLTFIDVGGRYIFNSPLPALAEIIAFMMAGLVFCVLPMVCFREGHVTIDLLDGVVPPGLKRAQGVFINLVAAGAVLFIAWRLWVKAETHLEFGDATDELYMDIWPFSMGTAILCVLAAVAQFAAAVAYMTGARTDPAQASGQTA from the coding sequence TTGACCGACGGGTCCGAACAACCGGCAGAAACCAGGGTTTCGCCGCTGGCTTACTGGATCGGCATCCTGCCGCTCCAGGCGCTGGCGGTGATTTCCTGTGCGGTTCTGTTCATGATGATGACGCTGACCTTCATCGATGTCGGCGGGCGCTACATCTTCAACAGCCCGCTGCCGGCCCTCGCCGAAATCATCGCTTTCATGATGGCCGGGCTGGTGTTCTGCGTCCTGCCGATGGTGTGCTTCCGCGAGGGCCATGTCACCATCGACCTGCTGGACGGCGTGGTGCCGCCCGGGCTCAAGCGGGCCCAGGGCGTATTCATCAACCTCGTCGCCGCGGGCGCCGTCCTGTTCATCGCCTGGCGGCTGTGGGTCAAGGCCGAAACCCATCTCGAATTCGGCGACGCGACCGACGAACTCTATATGGATATCTGGCCGTTCAGTATGGGGACGGCGATCCTGTGCGTGCTGGCGGCCGTCGCACAGTTCGCCGCGGCGGTCGCCTATATGACCGGCGCGCGCACCGACCCGGCCCAGGCCTCGGGGCAGACCGCATGA
- a CDS encoding xanthine dehydrogenase family protein molybdopterin-binding subunit — protein MTNHSIMDRIGPAWQAATGTDMSRRRFIKLTGASGLAIGLVSAGAAGAATPKASAGKLKPGQQPGAFLHIDPKGVVTIQINRLEFGQGSHTGLARILADELDADWNSVRAELAPAGEAYKDPAFGLQMTGGSNSIQNSFMQYRELGARARAMLVEAAARKWKVDAATVRTRAGRLIAADGRSAGYGEMSEAAMALPVPAAVTLKKSSEFRLIGKPANRLDSADKSNGRQIFGMDMRRPGMKTVLIARPPHFGGTVAGFDAAQAQAVKGVDRVMQVDLDRGATGVAVVADGYWPAHKGRDKLEIQWKAPAELPDSRKLDTQFAALLGRDGLPARPGDLSGMAGAKKTITADFRFPFLAHAPMEPLNAVIEMSGTGEGRRCDIWTGTQFQTIDQLTVAKVLKLKPQQVRIHTMFAGGGFGRRATPTSDYLADAARVMSAWLAAGRTEPLKVVWTREDDIRGGYYRPLTLHRAEIGLGEDGRIAAWKHTIVSPSILKGTPFEAFLVKDGVDGTAVEGVADTAYDLPIAVSVHHPAVNVPMLWWRSVGHTHSAFVMETLIDRVASEAGRDPAALRRDLLKKHPRHLAALDLAVQKSGYGKKTLPAGRAWGIAVHESFRSVVAHVVELSIEDDAPKLHRVTSAIHCNLAVNPRSVEAQIEGSVLMAIGTTLDGAEITLRDGVVEQSNFDSYTMPRMPDMPPVDVHIVPSNDPPTGVGEPGVPPLAPAMANAIFALTGKPVEALPIRL, from the coding sequence ATGACCAATCATTCGATCATGGACCGGATCGGGCCCGCCTGGCAGGCCGCCACCGGAACGGATATGAGCCGGCGCCGCTTCATCAAACTGACCGGCGCCTCCGGGCTCGCCATCGGGCTGGTTTCCGCCGGCGCCGCCGGCGCCGCGACGCCGAAGGCCTCTGCCGGCAAGCTGAAACCGGGCCAGCAGCCCGGCGCCTTCCTGCACATCGACCCGAAGGGCGTTGTCACGATCCAGATCAACCGCCTGGAGTTCGGACAGGGCTCGCATACCGGGCTGGCCAGAATCCTGGCCGACGAACTCGACGCCGACTGGAACAGCGTCCGCGCGGAACTCGCGCCGGCGGGCGAGGCGTACAAGGATCCGGCTTTCGGCCTTCAGATGACGGGCGGTTCCAACTCCATCCAGAACAGCTTTATGCAGTACCGGGAGCTCGGCGCCCGGGCGCGCGCGATGCTCGTCGAGGCCGCCGCCCGCAAGTGGAAGGTCGATGCGGCGACGGTGCGGACCCGCGCCGGGCGGCTGATTGCCGCCGACGGCCGGAGTGCGGGCTATGGCGAGATGAGCGAGGCCGCCATGGCCCTGCCGGTGCCCGCCGCGGTCACGCTCAAGAAAAGCAGCGAATTCCGCCTGATCGGCAAACCGGCCAACCGGCTCGATTCAGCCGATAAATCCAATGGCCGGCAGATTTTCGGCATGGATATGCGCCGGCCGGGCATGAAGACCGTGCTGATCGCCCGGCCGCCGCATTTCGGCGGGACCGTCGCCGGCTTCGACGCCGCGCAAGCGCAGGCGGTCAAGGGTGTCGACCGCGTGATGCAGGTCGATCTGGATCGCGGCGCGACGGGCGTAGCCGTGGTGGCCGACGGATACTGGCCCGCGCATAAGGGCCGGGACAAACTCGAGATCCAATGGAAGGCGCCGGCCGAACTGCCCGACAGCCGCAAGCTCGATACGCAGTTTGCGGCGCTGCTTGGCCGCGACGGCCTGCCCGCCCGGCCCGGCGACCTTTCCGGCATGGCCGGCGCGAAAAAGACGATCACGGCGGATTTCCGTTTTCCGTTCCTCGCCCACGCGCCTATGGAGCCGCTGAACGCGGTGATCGAGATGTCCGGAACCGGTGAGGGCCGGCGTTGCGACATCTGGACCGGCACCCAGTTCCAGACGATCGACCAGTTGACGGTCGCGAAAGTCCTGAAACTGAAACCCCAGCAGGTACGCATCCACACCATGTTCGCCGGCGGCGGCTTCGGGCGCCGCGCCACCCCGACGTCCGACTATCTGGCCGACGCGGCGCGGGTGATGAGCGCGTGGCTCGCGGCCGGCCGGACCGAGCCGCTCAAGGTGGTCTGGACGCGGGAGGACGATATCCGGGGCGGATATTACCGCCCGCTCACCCTGCACCGGGCGGAGATCGGCCTCGGGGAAGACGGCCGGATCGCGGCCTGGAAACATACGATCGTCAGTCCTTCGATCCTCAAAGGGACGCCGTTCGAAGCCTTTCTGGTCAAGGACGGCGTGGACGGGACGGCGGTGGAAGGCGTCGCCGACACGGCCTACGATCTGCCGATTGCGGTCTCGGTGCATCATCCCGCAGTCAATGTGCCGATGCTCTGGTGGCGCTCGGTCGGGCATACCCACTCCGCGTTCGTGATGGAGACGCTCATCGACCGGGTCGCCAGCGAGGCCGGCCGTGACCCGGCCGCCCTGCGCCGCGACCTGCTGAAGAAGCATCCGCGGCACCTGGCGGCGCTGGACCTCGCGGTCCAAAAATCCGGCTATGGCAAAAAAACGCTGCCGGCCGGCCGCGCCTGGGGGATCGCAGTGCACGAGTCGTTCCGCTCGGTCGTCGCCCACGTCGTGGAACTTTCGATCGAGGACGATGCGCCGAAGCTGCATCGGGTCACCAGCGCGATCCACTGCAATCTCGCAGTCAATCCCCGCTCGGTCGAAGCCCAGATCGAGGGTTCGGTATTGATGGCGATCGGCACGACGCTCGACGGCGCCGAGATCACCCTGCGGGACGGCGTGGTCGAGCAGAGCAATTTCGACAGCTACACCATGCCGAGGATGCCCGACATGCCGCCGGTCGATGTGCATATCGTGCCGTCGAACGATCCGCCGACCGGCGTCGGCGAGCCGGGCGTGCCGCCGCTGGCCCCGGCGATGGCCAATGCGATCTTCGCCCTGACCGGCAAACCGGTCGAGGCCCTGCCGATCCGTCTCTGA